cacaacATTGGGGTACACAGTCTCAACTATACCAAAAGCTCCAAGACATGTCATCTGACTGTGCTCCGTATCACTATTGGCTGGACTAGGGGCAGGTGCCTAAGTCAGACAGACCAATCATCGTCTTACTCCCGGCCTTCACTGGTTAGCACCAGTTTGACACCGCTGGTTCAGAGGGGCAGGAAGTCCTGAGTCTGGTGATGAGTTCAGACCCTCTGGGGCCCTCCCCTGATATTCTTCCATCTTCTTCCAACCCAGACTCTGGGATTTGCTCCAGCAGTTGGAGAAGATGCAGTTCCCCAGGCCCTGGAAGGTCTAGGCTAGGAGAAGACCATGAAAGAAAGCCCccttgaaaacaaaaccaacagacaGGAAACCTCCTGGTTGGAGGCTAAAGCAGCTTTAGTTAGAGGAAAGGCAGTGGGTGGGGCTGGCTGTCAGTCCCTGAAGGATGGGGATAAGGGAGACAGGGTAGGCAAAAGGAGGCCAGGGTTCAGGCCCCAGGGTTACACATCCAGGTCGTTGACACTTGTCTTAGTGTAGACTTGTGTTTTTCGCTGTACAATGCCAGGGCTAAAGGTGGCCCCCAGTGGCCAGTGGCGAACTACGTGTCGATAGGAGGAGGCCAGGTAGTCAAAGTAGTTGATGTTGAGTTTCCGGGCAATGTGCCGGCCCAAGAATTCCATTTGCTACGAATAAGCGAGTGGCAGCCAGTTCTCCATTCTCCGGATAAGAGAATCCCCACCAGCATGCTCCTTACTCGGGGGGTATCCCCACCCAACCCCTACCCAGAATTCCCAGCGCTCCTGCTACCCCTTAACATAGTAGAGGTCTCAGGGGTGCTATATTTACCCTCTGAGTGCAAAACAGCCCTATCCAAGAATTGCAAACAGTAGTATCTTTttgtgggggttgggagggggatgagggtggggtgggagcgGGGCTTGGGGTAGGACCCACCTCATAGCGTTCTGACAGCTGCACCAGCACAAGTGGCTCTAGCTTGTGGCCACAAAGGACCAGCTGGAAGAAGCGACCTCCATAGGCTGCCAATAGATGAGCAACTGAGCCAGGAACCTAAACTCCTTAGCCCCTAGCCTAGGGGTAGATGATAGGGGTGGGGCCTCCAAGGTGGGAGTGTCCAGGTGGACTGTAGGCCCCTCCCAGCTCTGAATCCATCCATGCCCCTCCCACTCTGACCCTGTCCAGTCCCAGGCATCACCATCAGAGCTGAGTGCCAGGCGCACGTAGACCAGATGCATTGGCCCCTGACACACAGTTCGGCCCTGGATGGAGAAGTGGTACATGCCGCGCGTGTGGTTCAACACTAGGCGGCGCTGGGGCATGGAGGAGAGCATGAGCCACAGGCCTATAGCCATGCCATAGGCAGGAAAGCACCAGGTCTTCTGATGCTCCACCTGTGGACACCAGGGATTAATGGAAGTGAGTTCCGGCAAGCGGCTCTTGTGTGGCCCTATCCAAAGAGgctgtggggtggggtgcaggACCTCTGACCTGTCCCAGGATATTACAGGAAATGAAGACAAGGCAGATGACAAAGAGCAGCATCCCCTTCCAGAGCGTGTCCAAGTAGTACTCGAGCACAAAGACTGAGGGCGGCAGGACCCAGCACGTGAGGACAGCGAGGAGCTGTCCATGGCTCCAGGACAGTACCAAGGAGTTGGGGGAAAGGGTCCACCCAGCGGAGGCTCTCGATGGCACTACCGTGTCTACTCCCACAAGTACCCCTACCTACCCCTGCCTACCCTCCTACCCCAGCCACCCTCCCCTCTTCTGGGAACCTAACCATGCCCAGCCCCTTGCCTACCATCTGGCTGCTGCTGCTTGAAGGGGTAAAAG
This portion of the Apodemus sylvaticus chromosome 17, mApoSyl1.1, whole genome shotgun sequence genome encodes:
- the Tmem249 gene encoding cation channel sperm-associated auxiliary subunit TMEM249, yielding MLLRKVPKEQQASGSPISKFTKCFQLWDVGLFSTERHLANQLKNNCFYPFKQQQPDVFVLEYYLDTLWKGMLLFVICLVFISCNILGQVEHQKTWCFPAYGMAIGLWLMLSSMPQRRLVLNHTRGMYHFSIQGRTVCQGPMHLVYVRLALSSDAYGGRFFQLVLCGHKLEPLVLVQLSERYEQMEFLGRHIARKLNINYFDYLASSYRHVVRHWPLGATFSPGIVQRKTQVYTKTSVNDLDV